From the Acidicapsa ligni genome, one window contains:
- a CDS encoding cytochrome c oxidase assembly factor 1 family protein, translated as MAGNSKSQRNAQIIALVFTCPLLALCALLFFRHSSLNRSAAEPAIYAAQSSPVMAAQIGLPMQPGWRIRGSVVAMDGNGNAHLEIPLAGSHGQGKLIEWGQQQNKIWHVCSLTFSSDGGAETILVDRSNTNCAPEQHVF; from the coding sequence GTGGCAGGTAATTCAAAATCTCAACGCAACGCGCAGATCATTGCGTTGGTCTTTACCTGCCCGCTGCTTGCGCTCTGTGCCCTGCTGTTCTTCCGTCACAGCAGCCTGAACCGCTCAGCCGCAGAACCGGCGATCTACGCGGCGCAGAGCTCGCCTGTGATGGCTGCGCAGATCGGTCTTCCCATGCAGCCGGGCTGGCGCATTCGCGGCAGTGTTGTTGCGATGGATGGCAACGGCAACGCCCACCTGGAGATTCCGCTGGCTGGTTCGCACGGCCAGGGAAAGCTCATCGAGTGGGGCCAGCAGCAGAACAAAATCTGGCACGTGTGCTCGCTCACATTCAGCTCCGACGGCGGTGCTGAAACGATCCTGGTGGATCGCTCCAACACCAATTGCGCGCCTGAGCAGCATGTGTTTTAA